A part of Sebastes umbrosus isolate fSebUmb1 chromosome 21, fSebUmb1.pri, whole genome shotgun sequence genomic DNA contains:
- the zic1 gene encoding zinc finger protein ZIC 1 isoform X2: protein MLLDAGPQYPTIGVTTFGSSRHHSTGEVTEREVALGINPFADGMGAFKINHTSHDIGSGQTAFSSQAPGYAAAAALGHHHHHPTHSYSTAAFNSTRDFLFRNRGFGDATGAQHSLFASGSFAGPHGHSDAAGHLLFPGLHEQAASHASSNVVNSQMRLGFSGDMYGRADQYGHVTSPRSDHYASTQLHGYGPMNMNMAAHHGAGAFFRYMRQPIKQELICKWIEPEQLTNPKKSCNKTFSTMHELVTHLTVEHVGGPEQTNHICFWEECAREGKPFKAKYKLVNHIRVHTGEKPFPCPFPGCGKVFARSENLKIHKRTHTGEKPFKCEFEGCDRRFANSSDRKKHMHVHTSDKPYLCKMCDKSYTHPSSLRKHMKVHESTQPAPQPSPAASSGYESSTPPTIVSPSTENQSSSSISPAASAVHHTTSHSTLSSNFNEWYV from the exons ATGCTCTTGGACGCAGGACCGCAGTATCCCACCATAGGAGTCACTACTTTCGGCTCCTCGCGGCATCACTCAACAGGCgaagtcacagagagagaagtggcGTTGGGGATAAATCCCTTCGCGGATGGGATGGGCGCCTTCAAAATAAACCACACATCCCACGACATCGGCTCCGGACAAACGGCGTTTTCCTCCCAGGCGCCCGGTTACGCAGCAGCAGCCGCGCTcggacaccaccaccaccatccgaCGCACTCTTACTCCACGGCGGCTTTCAACTCCACCAGGGACTTTCTCTTCAGAAATCGGGGTTTCGGAGACGCCACTGGAGCTCAGCACAGCTTATTCGCGTCTGGAAGTTTCGCAGGACCACATGGACACTCGGATGCTGCTGGGCACCTGCTCTTCCCAGGGCTGCACGAGCAAGCCGCGAGCCATGCGTCTTCCAACGTGGTCAACAGCCAGATGCGCCTGGGCTTCTCTGGGGACATGTACGGACGGGCTGATCAGTACGGCCACGTTACGAGCCCGAGGTCCGACCACTATGCGTCGACCCAGCTGCACGGCTACGGCCCCATGAACATGAATATGGCCGCGCATCACGGTGCTGGGGCCTTCTTTCGATACATGAGGCAGCCGATCAAGCAAGAGCTCATCTGCAAGTGGATCGAGCCCGAGCAGCTGACGAACCCGAAAAAGTCGTGCAACAAAACTTTTAGCACCATGCACGAGTTGGTGACCCATCTGACGGTGGAGCACGTCGGAGGACCCGAGCAGACCAACCACATCTGCTTCTGGGAGGAGTGCGCCAGAGAAGGGAAACCATTCAAAGCCAAATACAAACTTGTGAATCATATCAGAGTACACACCGGAGAGAAGCCCTTTCCGTGTCCGTTCCCAGGCTGTGGCAAAGTATTTGCACGATCGGAAAATCTAAAAATTCACAAAAGGACTCACACTg gTGAGAAGCCTTTTAAGTGTGAGTTTGAAGGCTGCGACAGGCGATTTGCAAACAGCAGCGACCGCAAGAAACACATGCACGTCCACACGTCTGACAAGCCCTATCTCTGCAAAATGTGCGACAAGTCATACACACATCCCAGCTCCCTCCGAAAACACATGAAG GTCCACGAATCCACCCAACCAGCACCGCAGCCATCTCCAGCGGCCAGTTCAGGGTACGAGTCGTCCACACCTCCCACTATAGTATCACCGTCCACAGAGAACCAGAGCAGCAGCTCCATATCACCAGCAGCCTCAGCAGTACACCACACAACCAGCCACAGCACGCTGTCGTCAAATTTCAATGAATGGTACGtgtaa
- the zic1 gene encoding zinc finger protein ZIC 1 isoform X1: MLLDAGPQYPTIGVTTFGSSRHHSTGEVTEREVALGINPFADGMGAFKINHTSHDIGSGQTAFSSQAPGYAAAAALGHHHHHPTHSYSTAAFNSTRDFLFRNRGFGDATGAQHSLFASGSFAGPHGHSDAAGHLLFPGLHEQAASHASSNVVNSQMRLGFSGDMYGRADQYGHVTSPRSDHYASTQLHGYGPMNMNMAAHHGAGAFFRYMRQPIKQELICKWIEPEQLTNPKKSCNKTFSTMHELVTHLTVEHVGGPEQTNHICFWEECAREGKPFKAKYKLVNHIRVHTGEKPFPCPFPGCGKVFARSENLKIHKRTHTGEKPFKCEFEGCDRRFANSSDRKKHMHVHTSDKPYLCKMCDKSYTHPSSLRKHMKKVHESTQPAPQPSPAASSGYESSTPPTIVSPSTENQSSSSISPAASAVHHTTSHSTLSSNFNEWYV; encoded by the exons ATGCTCTTGGACGCAGGACCGCAGTATCCCACCATAGGAGTCACTACTTTCGGCTCCTCGCGGCATCACTCAACAGGCgaagtcacagagagagaagtggcGTTGGGGATAAATCCCTTCGCGGATGGGATGGGCGCCTTCAAAATAAACCACACATCCCACGACATCGGCTCCGGACAAACGGCGTTTTCCTCCCAGGCGCCCGGTTACGCAGCAGCAGCCGCGCTcggacaccaccaccaccatccgaCGCACTCTTACTCCACGGCGGCTTTCAACTCCACCAGGGACTTTCTCTTCAGAAATCGGGGTTTCGGAGACGCCACTGGAGCTCAGCACAGCTTATTCGCGTCTGGAAGTTTCGCAGGACCACATGGACACTCGGATGCTGCTGGGCACCTGCTCTTCCCAGGGCTGCACGAGCAAGCCGCGAGCCATGCGTCTTCCAACGTGGTCAACAGCCAGATGCGCCTGGGCTTCTCTGGGGACATGTACGGACGGGCTGATCAGTACGGCCACGTTACGAGCCCGAGGTCCGACCACTATGCGTCGACCCAGCTGCACGGCTACGGCCCCATGAACATGAATATGGCCGCGCATCACGGTGCTGGGGCCTTCTTTCGATACATGAGGCAGCCGATCAAGCAAGAGCTCATCTGCAAGTGGATCGAGCCCGAGCAGCTGACGAACCCGAAAAAGTCGTGCAACAAAACTTTTAGCACCATGCACGAGTTGGTGACCCATCTGACGGTGGAGCACGTCGGAGGACCCGAGCAGACCAACCACATCTGCTTCTGGGAGGAGTGCGCCAGAGAAGGGAAACCATTCAAAGCCAAATACAAACTTGTGAATCATATCAGAGTACACACCGGAGAGAAGCCCTTTCCGTGTCCGTTCCCAGGCTGTGGCAAAGTATTTGCACGATCGGAAAATCTAAAAATTCACAAAAGGACTCACACTg gTGAGAAGCCTTTTAAGTGTGAGTTTGAAGGCTGCGACAGGCGATTTGCAAACAGCAGCGACCGCAAGAAACACATGCACGTCCACACGTCTGACAAGCCCTATCTCTGCAAAATGTGCGACAAGTCATACACACATCCCAGCTCCCTCCGAAAACACATGAAG aAGGTCCACGAATCCACCCAACCAGCACCGCAGCCATCTCCAGCGGCCAGTTCAGGGTACGAGTCGTCCACACCTCCCACTATAGTATCACCGTCCACAGAGAACCAGAGCAGCAGCTCCATATCACCAGCAGCCTCAGCAGTACACCACACAACCAGCCACAGCACGCTGTCGTCAAATTTCAATGAATGGTACGtgtaa